The genome window CCACCAGGATTCCCGAATTATCCACCGTGGCGGTGGGCTTGGCATTGACAATCTCGGAGAAGGGGGTGCGATTGACCAGCTCGTCCTCGGCGGCCTCCTGATCCCCGAACACCGCCATGAGGCGGTGCGCCACCTGCTGCGCGGAGATGGTGCCCGCGCCGATGGCGGTATAGAGGGCGTCCACGTCCGGGTAGTGCAGTTCCGCCGCCACCGTTTTCATGGACTGGGCGGTAAAGAGCCGGTGCAGGGGCAGGCCGCCGCGCTGCACCTCGGCGGCCAGGGCGTCGCGCCCGGCCTCCAGGTGTTCCTCGCGGCGCTCCTTGCTGAACCACTGGCGAATCTTGGCCTTGGCCCGGCCGGAGACCACAAAGTCCTGCCAGTCCCGGGAGGGCCCGGCGTTTTCATCCTTGGAGGTGAAGATCTCCACCCGATCGCCGGACTTGAGCTTGGTTTCCAGGGCCACCAGTTTGCCGTTGATCTTGGCCCCGATGCAGCGGTGCCCCACCTCCGTGTGTACTGCGTAGGCAAAGTCGATGGGGGTGGAGTCCACCGGCAGGTTCACCACGTCCCCCTTGGGGGTAAAGGCAAAGATCTGCTTGGTGGTGAGGTCATAGCGCAGGGAGTCAAGGAACTCGTTGGGGTCTGCGGCCTCCTTTTGCCAGTCGAGGAGTTGGCGCATCCAGGCCATCTGATCCACCTCGGCCTGATCGCCCTTGTGGGAACCCTTGGTCTCCTTGTAGCGCCAGTGCGCGGCAATGCCAAACTCGGCGTTGTAGTGCATCTCATGGGTGCGCACCTGCACCTCCAGGGGCCGCCCGGAGTTGGTCATCACGGTGGTGTGCAGGGACTGATACACCCCGAAGCGCGGGGCGGAGATATAGTCCTTGAACCGCCCCGGCATGGCGGAAAATAGCGCGTGTACCACGCCGATGGCGGCATAGCAGTTATGCACGTTATCCACCAGCACGCGCACGCCCACCAGGTCAAAGATCTCATCGAAGCTATGACCGCGCACGATCATCTTCTGGTAAATGGACCAGTAGTGCTTGGGACGGCCCATCACCTCCGCCTCGATGTTGTTCTCCCGCAGCGACTCCTCTAACTGCTCCTTGATCTCGGCCAGGGCACGGTCGCGCTGCGGGGCGCGATCGGCCACCAGGCGCACGATCTCGTCATACTTCTTGGGATAAAGGATGGCAAAGGAAAGATCCTCCAGCTCCCATTTCACGCTGGCCATGCCCAGGCGATGTGCCAGGGGCGCGATCACGTCGAGCGTCTGCTTGGCCTTCTTGGCCTGCTTCTCCGGGGGCAAAAAGCGCATGGTGCGCATGTTGTGCAGGCGATCCGCCACCTTAATCACCAGCACGCGGGGATCCTGGGACATCGCCACGATCATCTTGCGGATCGTCTCCGCCTCCGCCGCAGCGCCCAGGGCCACCTTGTCGAGCTTGGTCACCCCATCGACCAGGCGGGCCACCTCCTCGCCAAAGTCCCCGGTGAGATCCTCCAGGCTGTACTCGGTGTCCTCCACCGTATCGTGCAGCAGCGCGGCCACCAGGGTGGTGGTATCCATGCCCATCTCGGCGGCGATGGTGGCCACCGCCAGGGGGTGCGTGATGTACGGCTCCCCGGACTTGCGGTACACCCCCTCGTGCAGGCGCTCCGCGGTGGCATAGGCGCGATCAAGCAGTTCCCCGTCCGCCTTGGGGTGAAACTGCCGGTGAAT of Corynebacterium sp. 21KM1197 contains these proteins:
- a CDS encoding bifunctional (p)ppGpp synthetase/guanosine-3',5'-bis(diphosphate) 3'-pyrophosphohydrolase, with the translated sequence MTQDRPNKPRAAVGVRGMSARLARSLTGNRTKVNPVLDPLLSIHRQFHPKADGELLDRAYATAERLHEGVYRKSGEPYITHPLAVATIAAEMGMDTTTLVAALLHDTVEDTEYSLEDLTGDFGEEVARLVDGVTKLDKVALGAAAEAETIRKMIVAMSQDPRVLVIKVADRLHNMRTMRFLPPEKQAKKAKQTLDVIAPLAHRLGMASVKWELEDLSFAILYPKKYDEIVRLVADRAPQRDRALAEIKEQLEESLRENNIEAEVMGRPKHYWSIYQKMIVRGHSFDEIFDLVGVRVLVDNVHNCYAAIGVVHALFSAMPGRFKDYISAPRFGVYQSLHTTVMTNSGRPLEVQVRTHEMHYNAEFGIAAHWRYKETKGSHKGDQAEVDQMAWMRQLLDWQKEAADPNEFLDSLRYDLTTKQIFAFTPKGDVVNLPVDSTPIDFAYAVHTEVGHRCIGAKINGKLVALETKLKSGDRVEIFTSKDENAGPSRDWQDFVVSGRAKAKIRQWFSKERREEHLEAGRDALAAEVQRGGLPLHRLFTAQSMKTVAAELHYPDVDALYTAIGAGTISAQQVAHRLMAVFGDQEAAEDELVNRTPFSEIVNAKPTATVDNSGILVEGSPDVMAKLAKCCQPVPGDDIFGFVTRGGGVSVHRTDCTNAEKLRAETQRLITVAWAGEQKGSVFSATLQVEALDREGLLMDLTRSITEQKLSVMAMNSQASEDHIATIRFTFAVSDTKQLGALVTTLRNTEGVFDVYRVTN